In a single window of the Raphanus sativus cultivar WK10039 chromosome 9, ASM80110v3, whole genome shotgun sequence genome:
- the LOC108824593 gene encoding uncharacterized protein LOC108824593: protein MYEYNDMYEYNDEDGGIQFQPYDDELINEYLIPKLEGKPRGEITMKDVYSKEPWLLDHPMGSFFKKNEWYYFVTRTQLSKKKIGCGKKAKRKITRDNDSGSWKANAKGDIKDKEAKMVIGEHQTLAFVKSEVNNKKKQKSGDGTSCDVVVPGSENSWIMTEYMLPEIEDKFRELVICKIHMIENSNKKKKDDRHEASTSSNHQQHESALASSFSDQQMQHPINEPHHQHESALASSFSDQQLQHPINEPHHQHESVLASSFSDQQLQHQDHEASTYLNHIDSSTSEQQPINNVDHGTLLAPILGQQPMNLSDDLASFSSEEQPTNFIGKIQENNKKDDHEAFIPHHYEFLADSSAKQQPVNEDHRHVPEIPLIGSENNDQVFEASRQVSEKDEQVYIDAPLEEEGGEWMQRFTNMLKTILNTSSMPMEEDVDMIYETPWIDQDLLDQYATLRPQEWS from the coding sequence ATGTATGAATACAACGACATGTATGAATACAACGACGAAGATGGAGGGATTCAGTTTCAACCCTACGACGACGAACTCATCAACGAATATTTAATCCCCAAATTGGAAGGTAAACCGCGTGGAGAGATCACTATGAAGGATGTTTACTCAAAAGAGCCATGGTTGCTGGACCATCCCATGGGTTCGTTTTTCAAGAAGAACGAGTGGTACTACTTTGTGACAAGGACTCAACTCTCTAAAAAGAAAATAGGTTGTGGTAAGAAAGCGAAACGGAAGATCACCCGAGACAATGATAGTGGGTCTTGGAAAGCTAATGCGAAAGGTGATATCAAGGACAAGGAAGCAAAGATGGTCATTGGGGAACACCAAACCCTAGCGTTTGTTAAAAGCGAAGTAAATaacaagaagaagcagaagagtgGAGACGGTACTTCTTGTGATGTTGTTGTACCAGGTAGCGAGAATAGCTGGATTATGACAGAATATATGCTTCCGGAAATAGAAGATAAGTTTCGTGAGCTGGTCATATGCAAGATTCATATGATCGAGAATTccaataagaagaagaaggatgaccGTCATGAAGCTTCTACTTCTAGTAATCATCAACAACATGAGTCTGCtctagcttcttctttctctgatCAGCAGATGCAACATCCGATCAATGAACCTCATCATCAACATGAGTCTGCtctagcttcttctttctctgatCAACAGCTGCAACATCCAATCAATGAACCTCATCATCAACATGAGTCTGttctagcttcttctttctctgacCAGCAGCTGCAACATCAGGATCATGAAGCTTCTACTTATCTTAATCATATTGACTCTTCTACCTCGGAGCAGCAGCCGATCAATAATGTTGATCATGGAACTTTACTAGCTCCTATTTTGGGGCAGCAGCCGATGAATTTGTCTGATGATCTAGCTTCTTTTTCCTCGGAGGAGCAGCCTACTAATTTTATAGGCAAGATTCAAGAGAATAATAAGAAGGACGATCATGAAGCCTTTATTCCTCATCATTACGAGTTTCTTGCTGATTCCTCTGCAAAGCAACAGCCGGTTAATGAAGATCATCGCCATGTTCCGGAGATTCCGCTCATAGGATCAGAAAACAATGATCAAGTGTTTGAAGCTTCTCGTCAAGTATCGGAAAAAGATGAACAAGTTTACATTGATGCTCCtcttgaagaagaaggaggagaaTGGATGCAACGATTTACAAATATGTTGAAGACAATATTGAATACTTCGAGTATGCCTATGGAAGAAGATGTTGACATGATTTACGAAACACCGTGGATTGACCAGGACTTGCTTGATCAGTATGCTACTCTCCGCCCCCAAGAATGGTCTTAG